In Hyla sarda isolate aHylSar1 chromosome 12, aHylSar1.hap1, whole genome shotgun sequence, a genomic segment contains:
- the LOC130296577 gene encoding lysozyme C-3-like isoform X2, which translates to MEEALTTTTTSQASNRCTWLNALKKLNLDNTMVANLMCIAHHASNFNKYHRANDRAHGVFQVGAGLWCQCPKYPGQNHCHIPCSALRDQNLNDDIQCAVTVIKTQGYAAWGVWKQHCENKNLQEYLTCPTTC; encoded by the exons ATGGAGGAGG CTCtgacaactacaactaccagccagGCATCCAACCGCTGCACATGGCTTAATGCATTAAAAAAACTTAACTTGGATAACACCATGGTGGCAAATC TCATGTGCATAGCCCACCATGCCAGTAATTTCAATAAATACCATAGAGCAAATGATCGGGCCCATGGTGTCTTCCAGGTTGGTGCTGGCTTGTGGTGCCAATGCCCTAAATACCCAGGCCAGAATCACTGCCATATCCCATGTTCTG ccTTACGTGACCAAAACCTAAATGATGATATCCAATGTGCTGTCACTGTTATAAAAACCCAAGGATATGCTGCATG GGGTGTCTGGAAACAACACTGTGAAAACAAAAACCTTCAAGAATATCTAACGTGTCCAACGACTTGTTAA
- the LOC130296577 gene encoding lysozyme C-1-like isoform X1 yields the protein MMKLKAIPRHFRRFQNGQGKLLQFRGIDRIHLGARGGNLMIKLGQTESLTTTTTSQASNRCTWLNALKKLNLDNTMVANLMCIAHHASNFNKYHRANDRAHGVFQVGAGLWCQCPKYPGQNHCHIPCSALRDQNLNDDIQCAVTVIKTQGYAAWGVWKQHCENKNLQEYLTCPTTC from the exons ATGATGAAACTAAAGGCCATACCACGTCACTTTAGGAGATTCCAAAATGGACAAGGAAAACTTCTCCAGTTTAGAGGGATTGATCGAATACATCTTGGTGCAAGAGGAGGCAATCTTATGATAAAGCTAGGACAGACAGAAT CTCtgacaactacaactaccagccagGCATCCAACCGCTGCACATGGCTTAATGCATTAAAAAAACTTAACTTGGATAACACCATGGTGGCAAATC TCATGTGCATAGCCCACCATGCCAGTAATTTCAATAAATACCATAGAGCAAATGATCGGGCCCATGGTGTCTTCCAGGTTGGTGCTGGCTTGTGGTGCCAATGCCCTAAATACCCAGGCCAGAATCACTGCCATATCCCATGTTCTG ccTTACGTGACCAAAACCTAAATGATGATATCCAATGTGCTGTCACTGTTATAAAAACCCAAGGATATGCTGCATG GGGTGTCTGGAAACAACACTGTGAAAACAAAAACCTTCAAGAATATCTAACGTGTCCAACGACTTGTTAA